The following DNA comes from Mycobacterium sp. MS1601.
AAGAATGCGCAGATAGGCCAGTTGGGTGTGCGCATCGGGCTCGGCTGGGCGAAATCCCACTCGTTCGCCACCGGTCAATGCCCAGTCAAGAAGTACAACCGGCAGCTGGCGAACCTCATCCTCAGCGGCAAGGCGCACATCGCCAAGGCGGTCAATGCCACGCCGATTCCGCTCGATGAGGCGCCCCAGGGTTATGCGCAGTTCGACAAGGGCGCGGCCACCAAGTACGTGCTGAATCCGAACGGCTTCATCGCCGCCTGAGCTCCCCGCAGACCCCGGAAACGCGTGAACGGCTCTGGAGAAATCCAGAGCCGTTCACGTTCGGGGTGGCTGACGGGACTCGAACCCGCGACAGCCAGGATCACAACCTGGTTGTAAAAAACCCCGTATTACCAGTTCAGAGGCTATTTCTGTAAAATGCTCTGCAACCTTAAGGCGAACCGGAGCGGACACAAAGAGCCAGTTCAGGAACGTATGGCGTTGCATAGGAGTTGCGGGCTAAGGTTGCAACATGTCTCCAAAACCTGCTACTCGCAAGGCCGCCAGACGCCGCGGATGGGGCACTTTACGCACCATGCGGAGCGGCAGAATTCAGGCTTCTTATGTCCACGATGACGGCATGCGCTACTACGCCGTGCATACCTTCAGTGACGACTTGTCGGCCGAGGCGTGGCTGGCCACCGAGCGCAGACTGATCGAACTCGATACGTGGACGCCGCCTGCCGTGCGTGCCGCCCGTGAGGTGGTTGCCGGCCTCACGGTGCGGGAGTACGCCGCCCAGTGGATGGAGCACCGCGACCTCGCCCCCAAGACGCGCTCGCTGTACACCGCGCTCCTAGATAGCCGGATCCTGCCGCCCCTCGGTGACTCGATTGTCAAGGCCGTGACGCCCGCGGACATCCGGGCGTGGTGGGTGGGGCTGGGGAAGGACACCCCGACCCGGAACATCCACAGCTACCAACTCTTGAAGTCGATCTTCAATACTGCGATTGCTGACCAGATGATCACGGTCAACCCGTGCCAGATCGCCTCCGCGGGGAAGCCACCCAAACCGCGTGACGTGAAGCCATTGACGCCTGCCGAGTTGGTCAAGGTCGCGGAGGAGGTGCCGGCCAACTACCGGGTGGCGGTGCCCGTCGCGGCATGGTGCGGGCTGCGCTTCGGTGAGCTCATCGAACTGCGTCGCAAAGACGTGCACGACGACGGCGAGCTAATGACGCTCAAGATCCGCCGCGCTGCCACCCGTGTAGACAACACGCTGGTGGTCGGCAAGACAAAGACGGATGCTGGACTGCGGGACGTCACAGTGCCGCCGCATGTGGCGAGCCAGTTGCGCGACCACATGAAGGTGCTCACCAAGCCGGGTGCGGATGCGTTCGTGTTCACCACAACTCGTGGTCAGCGGCTCTCTACGACTGCCTTCACCAAGCAGCTTAAGAAAGGCTTCGCCGTAGTGGGCAAGCCCGACATGAGGATTCACGATCTACGTCACGTCGGGGCTACCTTCGCCGCGCAGGCTGGCGCGACCACCAAAGAATTGATGAGCCGATTGGGACATGCGACGCCGGGAATGGCGATGCGTTACCAGATCGCGGCCCAGGAACGGGATGTGAAGATCGCTGAGGCGATGTCGGCACTCGCCAAAGTTTCCCACATGTGGCACTAGTTCACACTTGGCATATGCGGTAGGGCAGGGGTATAAGCTAGTCCCACATCAGGCACTACCAGAGTGATTGGCAAACAACACTTTTCGGTGCAATCTCGGTGTAGAGGCCCCACGAAGGGCCAGACGCACACAGGAGGACCATTGCCGGAAACCTTGCCGCCATGGCTGACCAGTCGGCAGACCGCGGACTACTTGCAGTGCAGCACGAAACACGTCCGCCGGCTACTAGCCGCTGGCCAGCTGCGTGGCCGTCGGATCGGCCGGCGCGCCATCCGCATTGATCGAGGCTCACTACTGACCCTGGTGGGTGCCAAGTGAGCGACTACCACCGACTGCCCGTCGCAGATCTCGACGCCGAGAAGCCCGACCAGATCCGAATCGATAGCGGAGTGCACGCGGCGCAGCACGCGGCGATGGTGGCGATGAACGAGGATCGGCACTCCAAGAGCGAACGGCTCATCGCGGCGATGATGCAAGAAGCGAACGCTGCCATCGATGCGAAGAAGAATGCCGCCGAGG
Coding sequences within:
- a CDS encoding site-specific integrase, whose translation is MRYYAVHTFSDDLSAEAWLATERRLIELDTWTPPAVRAAREVVAGLTVREYAAQWMEHRDLAPKTRSLYTALLDSRILPPLGDSIVKAVTPADIRAWWVGLGKDTPTRNIHSYQLLKSIFNTAIADQMITVNPCQIASAGKPPKPRDVKPLTPAELVKVAEEVPANYRVAVPVAAWCGLRFGELIELRRKDVHDDGELMTLKIRRAATRVDNTLVVGKTKTDAGLRDVTVPPHVASQLRDHMKVLTKPGADAFVFTTTRGQRLSTTAFTKQLKKGFAVVGKPDMRIHDLRHVGATFAAQAGATTKELMSRLGHATPGMAMRYQIAAQERDVKIAEAMSALAKVSHMWH
- a CDS encoding helix-turn-helix domain-containing protein, producing MQSRCRGPTKGQTHTGGPLPETLPPWLTSRQTADYLQCSTKHVRRLLAAGQLRGRRIGRRAIRIDRGSLLTLVGAK